CCTGGCTACCCTGGTGACCAGCGCCAGCCACTGCTCGAACAGCGGCCGCTCGGGCAGACGCCGGGCCACTGTGGGGAGCACCGTGAAGAAGGGCCCCACCTGGGCGGCATGGACCTCGAGCTGCAGTATCGTGCCGGTCTCGATGCAGGAGGTCACGGCCCCCTCTCCGACCATACGGGCAACTTGGGGCAGGGTCTCGAGATAGGTCAGGATCCGATCCTGGCCACGAGGTCCGCGTATGCAGAAGTTGAAGGCGCCATCCAGCCAGGCGTCCAGCACCTGCTCCGACATGTTCGCCTTCGCCTCGGCGAAACAGGCGGGAAAGATGTCATCAACCGCCTCTACCGGGCAGCGCAGCCGGGCGCGGGCGTTCTGAAGTTCGGTATTAGCCATGGTCGGGTGCCCTTTAGAGGGGGTGATTAACCGCAAAGACGCAAAGAGCGCAAAGAGCGCAAAGAGCGCAAAGGAAAGTTTGATTTAACTGCAGAGGCGCAGAGGGCGCGGAGTTTTTAGGAACGATACAACCGTCGATATCTGCAGTAGAAGGGCCGCCCTCGGCGCGATACAACCGTCCGGAGAATCGCCGCGGGGGCGCGCCTCCCACCACCAACTTTAATTCCATCCTTTGCGCTCTTTGCGGTTAGCCCAAAATCAGAAAATCAGATCAAACGCGCTTTCCAGGTTGTCGCGGATGTCGGTATCGTCGGTAATCGGCTGGATCAGCGCCATACGGCAGGCCTGGCGCGGCTCAACGCCGTGCTGGATCAGATGAGCCGCATAGACCAGCAGACGGGTGGAGATGCCTTCATCGAGGCCGTGCCCCTTTAGATTACGGCCGCGGCAGCCAATATCCACCAGCTTGCGTGCCATGGCACCGTCGATGCCCGTCTCCCTGCTGACGATCTCGGTTTCGGTATCGGACTCGGGATATTCGAATTCGAGGGCGGTGAAGCGCTGTTTGGTGGATTGCTTGAGATCCTTCATCAGGCTCTGGTAACCGGGGTTGTAGGAGATCACCAGTTGGAAGTCCTCGTGGGCGTGAAGCACCTCGCCTTTCTTGTCCAGCGGCAGGGCGCGCCGGTAGTCGGTCAGCGGGTGAATGACCACCGTGGTGTCCTGACGTGCTTCGACGACTTCGTCCAGATAGCAGATAGCCCCGATACGCGCAGCAATGGTCAAGGGTCCGTCCTGCCAGCGTGTACCCTGCGCATCGAGCAGATAGCGTCCCACCAGGTCGGCAGCGGTCATATCCTCGTTACAGGCCACGGTCACCACCGGCTTGCCCAGCTTCCAGGCCATGTACTCCACAAAGCGGGACTTGCCACAACCGGTCGGGCCCTTGATCATCACCGGCAGGCGCGCTGCATAGGCCGCCTCGAACAGCTTCACCTCGCCGCCGGACTCACGATAGAACGGCTCGTCCTGAATGAGGTACTGGTCACGATCGATGCTCATGGTGCTCGCCTCTTGTTTCATTTTCCCGCTTCAGGTGGGCTTCTCGGTTCGGGACAAAACCCTACCGGCCGAGCGAGTATAAGTAAAGAAGATATTATTTATCAATTGGATAGGGAATTTTTTATCAACTGGGGGTACCCGGTCCCTCGGGCCGGACGGCTGGCGGCGGGCGATGCCGGGCGCACTCCCTTTGAATGCACCTACTCGGCATACGCCAGAGCCGTATGAACCGTACCTATCACCCCAAACCTAAAAAACCCCTGCCGCGAACGGCAGGGGTTTTTCACGGCTTCCAGGTTGCCCTGGCAGTCTATCGGACTTACTTGTGAGCAGCCGCAGAAACGCCCAGGCTCTCGCGCCAACCCGGGAACAGATTATCAGCATCCCAGTGGAAGGTCTCGAAGGCGCCCTTCAGCTCCGGGTGCTCCTTGGCGTATTCGACCAGATCGACGCCCTTCATCCAGGCGTCACGAGCCTGCTGCAGGGATTTGGCACCAGCGGTACCGCCGTCCTTGTGGCCGAATGCACCACCGCCAGAAGTCTGGATGACGTTGGAGTGGCCCAGGTTGTCGAAGAAGCCCGGCAGACGCAGGGCATTCATGCCGCCCGAGATGATCGGGGTGGTCGGCTTCATGCCATACCACTTCTGCGGGTAGTACAGGCCTTCGGCCTCTTCGTTCTCCAGCATGTACGCCAGCAGCTTGTCGGTGGGGTCACCTTCCATCTTGCCGAAGCCCATGGTGCCGGTGTGGATACCGGAGGCACCCTGCATGCGGGACATCTTCATGTGGACCAGGGCGTTGTAGCCACGCTGGGTCTGCGGGCTGGTCACCATGCCATGGCCGGCACGATGGTAGTGCAGGAACTGATTGGCGAAATAGCGACGGCAGGTGGTCACCGCCATCGGTCCACCAACAAAGCCGTCCACCAGGAAGGCGACGTGGTCGGCATTCTCGCCGAAGGTTTCCAGGATGAACTCGCCGCGCGCAATCATCTCGAACGGGTCGTCGGAGGTGATGTTGGCGGAGAAGATCTTCGCCTCGCCGGTCTCATCCTGGGCGCGCTTCATCGCGTCAGCCACCAGCGGGATGGTCTTCTTCAACGGAGCGAAGACCTGATTACCCTGGGGCTCGTCGTTCTTGATGAAGTCGCCGCCGAGCCAGAACTGGTAGCAGGCATCGGCGAACGGCTGCGGGCGCAGGCCGAGCTTCGGCTTGATGATGGTGCCGACCACCATGCCGCCGTTATTGATGTCACGGCCCAGCACGCGCCACATGTCCTGGATGTTCATGGCGGGGCCATCGAACAGGCGCAGGTAAGCGGGCGGTACGTAGAAATCGAGCATCTTGGCGTATTCGACGTCGCCCATGCCCTGGTTGTTACCGATAGCCAGGGTCAGGAAGCTGACGATCATCGCCCGACCGTCCTTGATGTTGCGGTCAAAGAGCTCGATCGGATAGGCGATCTTCATGAGCTCGTTGGCTTCATCGATTTCGTAAACCAGAGCGTCAACGCCCTTGGTGAAATCGTCGGTGGTGGAGACTTCAACGTTGGTGCCGGTAGAGGACTCGGCAGCGAAGTGCGCCGCAGTACCGAGGAAATCGTAGTAGCCGGCCTTCGGTTTCATCAGGTAGGCGCAAAGTACGTGGCGGCCGCCCTTGATGAGTTCGTCTTCATTCAGATCAAGACGTGCGTAGCGATTGGACTGGTCCATTGATGAACACCCTTGCTGTTAGGTTTTTATATGCGTGCGGCGGCAGCCCGCCATCTCACGATGGAGGCACAATACACCAGTCGATATCATAAGAAAAGACCTTGCTGTTAAATTTTAGAGATAAGGTCTACCTTATAGATGTTATAAACGGGTGGGATACCATCAAATATCAGCGTCTCCCCGGAAAGGCCACAATCCGTGCCCCCGGCGGATAGGCCGCTTTAAGCTGTCCCTGCATCCGAAGGGCAAGCTCGGGGAGCACCGAATGGACGAACCACTGTGCATTGGAATTGTAGAGAAGCGCCCGCGCCCTGACCGGCCGTGCAATTTCCGCACGGGCTGTTTCAAATCCGGTCCAGGCCAGCACCGGCTTGTAGCCCAGCCGCAGGTCGAAGCAGAGCCAGGCATCTTCGAAGAGATGCAGTTCGACCCCGCGCCCACCGAGCACCAGTTGAATCGGCAGGTCAAAACGCAGGAGCGCCAAACGGATCGGGTTGAACACCTCCGGCTCAATGGTGACTGCGAGTTCGTCCATGGCTGGCTCGGACGGCAGACTCGGTTTCATCGGCATTCGCACTCCTCCTCTTTTGGAGTCATTCTAACCCAGTAATATAGTCAACTTTCAAGGCGTACGTCGGCTCGTTGCGTATTCAGACGGATGGACCCTCATCCAGAGGTGACGGAGGCAAGTTTGCCGGTCCCCTCCAACCTTGCCGGCATTTCAGGGTCAGGCGTGCGCTTCAGTCGCGCTTTTTGAAAGGAAGCACAGCGGGCTGAGCTCCGGAAG
This Thiohalomonas denitrificans DNA region includes the following protein-coding sequences:
- a CDS encoding ribulose-bisphosphate carboxylase, with translation MDQSNRYARLDLNEDELIKGGRHVLCAYLMKPKAGYYDFLGTAAHFAAESSTGTNVEVSTTDDFTKGVDALVYEIDEANELMKIAYPIELFDRNIKDGRAMIVSFLTLAIGNNQGMGDVEYAKMLDFYVPPAYLRLFDGPAMNIQDMWRVLGRDINNGGMVVGTIIKPKLGLRPQPFADACYQFWLGGDFIKNDEPQGNQVFAPLKKTIPLVADAMKRAQDETGEAKIFSANITSDDPFEMIARGEFILETFGENADHVAFLVDGFVGGPMAVTTCRRYFANQFLHYHRAGHGMVTSPQTQRGYNALVHMKMSRMQGASGIHTGTMGFGKMEGDPTDKLLAYMLENEEAEGLYYPQKWYGMKPTTPIISGGMNALRLPGFFDNLGHSNVIQTSGGGAFGHKDGGTAGAKSLQQARDAWMKGVDLVEYAKEHPELKGAFETFHWDADNLFPGWRESLGVSAAAHK
- a CDS encoding CbbQ/NirQ/NorQ/GpvN family protein, whose product is MSIDRDQYLIQDEPFYRESGGEVKLFEAAYAARLPVMIKGPTGCGKSRFVEYMAWKLGKPVVTVACNEDMTAADLVGRYLLDAQGTRWQDGPLTIAARIGAICYLDEVVEARQDTTVVIHPLTDYRRALPLDKKGEVLHAHEDFQLVISYNPGYQSLMKDLKQSTKQRFTALEFEYPESDTETEIVSRETGIDGAMARKLVDIGCRGRNLKGHGLDEGISTRLLVYAAHLIQHGVEPRQACRMALIQPITDDTDIRDNLESAFDLIF